Part of the Lolium rigidum isolate FL_2022 chromosome 6, APGP_CSIRO_Lrig_0.1, whole genome shotgun sequence genome, cttatccatgcaacgcccattcatccatccctgtgcctacactaTTTTAATCCtggtgtttactataatcactactgctgtctttgttacactgctggttatatttcactactgctactgctataaaactgttgctactgataaactcttgcgagcaagtctgtttccaggtgcagctgaattgacaactccgctgttaaggcttacaaatattctttggctccccttgtgtcgaatcaataaattgggttttacttctctcgaagactgttgcgatcccctatacttgtgggtcatcaatgccaGAATTGCTAACTTCTACAATTGGGATTAGGACCAGTGGAGCCTTCTTTAGTACCTAAGTTGCAGGGTCTGGCGATAGCAACGATCCAAATAAGTTGAGCATAATCGAAACGATTAGCATTAAAACCACACCTACAATATTCAGAACAAGTAGACTCTGCGACCCTTCTTCCCCTTTGTCCAAGCAGCAACCAGCCAAACTCTACGCTCTCTCTCCTAAGCTTTGCATGGCTCCACTTGCACTGAATCTCAGGGGTGGCGTCACCCTCAACCCCTCCATTCGCAGGTATGAGGGCGGTTGGTGTTGCTCTCTCCCATCTCCTCCTTCTTCACCACGATGAACCCAAGCATGACAGCTGGCCCCTCATCTTCTCCTCTTCCGCGGTGCAGTAGAGCCCTCCTCTCGCTCCCAAGCATGGTGGTGGTCCCCAGCCGCCGGCCCCCTTATCCCTGCCACGACGAGCATCTCCCTAATTCGAGGCCCAACCAAATCCCTCGGGAAGTGGGCTCACCAGGCGGTGCTAGTAGGAGGTGGGATGCTCCTGGCGACGGTTCCAGGATGTGGGGTCCGCCCTTCACCAATGATAGGGGAGGAGATCCGGCCTTGCTCGAGGTAGGGTGGAGAGGAGCTGCCCCGACAGATCTGAGGGAGGGAGGAGGACTAGGGGCGGCGCTGGAGATTCGAGTTGCCGGGGAGGGTCACCCATGTGGTACGGAATGTCACCGATATGGGAGACGGTGGAGGCGGTGGATGGGGAACATAGTAGGTGGGTAGCGTGCATGGTATGAATTGAAAAGCATAGGTGGGGCTGCACATCGTTGTCAAAGTTGTGGGAACGAATGCGTTTTGATCGATCACATCGATGGACAAGGAGCGAGTGCTCAAACAAACAACTAGCACCGGAGTATTTTTTTAGCAGTTGAGATATTGGATTGGATACTCCCTCTCttacagtttattaggcgtgtgTGTACCCCtagatcgcaaatttgatcaagttagcattagttttaTGTTATAAACATTACTAGCACAATACCCGTGCGTGCTAGGGGTAGAATAATTATTCAGTCCATGTACTTAGCAAACCAATTAGATTTTGTTATTATTGAATGCAGATGATGGACGAAAACATATCCTGCTTATTCTTCCAACTTGAAATATAAAATACATTCACACCATTGGGACGAGATATAGAACGTTCACAACTTGCTTGATTTCTATATTCTAAAATGTTTGCAATTGTTATTTTGTTGTTGGGCCACATCATCAAAAATAACTATCAAATTCCGCACCTTTTTACTAAAACATCATCTTTGCCAACTCATATGCATTACAATTTGAGGTTAAACAAATCCACATTCCTTTATTCAACCAAACTTGGTGAATTAGTTTGCACATGACAAACATACTATTAATCCATGAATCTACATTATTCATAAGGTAGGTCCAAACTTTTCTTCCACATATCAGATACCTTGACAAAATAAGTAAAAAAGGTATATGTTATCAAAAGTAGTTTAAAAAATTAGAAGAGTGTAAACATTTGTACAATCGAACTTGTTAAATGTCGTACAGAACATTCTGAGCGATCATTAATCCTCAACTTGGCATTTTGACATGTTTAGAAGTTTTTCAACAAATTAACCATTTTTTGCACTACTTTTTAACGATACTTTTGGAACCATATATACTTCATCGCTGAAAATTTAGAGTTAAACAAGTAGCCCATTGCATTCTTATCCTATGCTGGACAGGGCGAGTTGTTTAATTTAGTCAGGTTACCCCAATTGCATAGGAAAAAAATATAGATCGATCAACCATCTGCATATCGAGCTACCTTTCCTCTGCTTCCTCATGTGGAGAAGCCGCGCAGCATGGCACATCCCAGTTTGGTTTCTTGTAGAAGACGGTCACCATTGCTACGTCGGCATCGTCCCAGGCCACTCGAGCCAAGAGGCGAATGCATGCCGTGTGTCATCGACTGCAGCAACGCACATGGCCAGTGGCGGTGGCCGCAACCGCTAGGCGATGTCCACGGCTGCTTGAGTCACTACGCGAATTCCTTCTGCCGTCAGTAGCTAGCTCGCAAATTGGATCGTAACCTTTGAATCGATTTGGTGCACGACAAGCGATCAATTCGTACTTAAAAACTCAAAGGAGTCTTCGGTATGAACTTGTTCTCTTTGTGGGCAAGCAAAGGAAATCCAGATTTGATTCAGTAGGAGAGTTCAAGTTTCGAACGAGAGGACAGACGAAGTCATCTGCCGGGgttttttttacataaacaaCTGATCGCTAGGTTTTTTACGGGTTCGGGACGGGAGGAACGACGGCAACCGATTTTTTTGATGTACCAAGGACCGGTTTTTCTGGGAAGATTTTAGCATGGAAGGAACGAACGTCCAGTTTTTCTAACGGACGAAACATCGAAAGGCACTGGAAGATCCGGTTGCAGATAGGAAGGCACTGGGAGTCCTGGTTTTTTTACTTTCTGTTTTTTTACCTACCAACACCATCGATCCGTAATTTATTAGTAGAAATTTCTTTATTCAACCAAACTTGGTGAATTAGTTTGCACATGACAAACATACTATTAATCCATGAATCTACATTATTCATAAGGTAGGTCCAAACTTTTCTTCCACATATCAGATACCTTGACAAAATAAGTAAAAAAGGGTATATGTTATCAAAAGTAGTTTAAAAAATTAGAAGAGTGTAAACATTTGTACAATCGAACTTGTTAAATGTCGTACAAAACATTCGGAGCGATCATTAATCGCCTCAACTTGGCATTTTGACATGTTCAGAAGTTTTTCAACAAATTGACCATTTTTTGCACTACTTTATAACGATACTTTTGGAACCATATATACTTCATCGCTGAAAATTTAGAGTTAAACAAGTAGCCCATTGCACTCTTATCCTATGCTGGGCAGGGCGAGTTGTTTAATTTAGTCAGGTTACCCCAATTGCATAGGAAAAAAAATAGACCGATCAGCCATCTGCATATCGAGCTACCTTTCCTCTGCTTCCTCATGTGGAGAAGCCGCGCAGCATGGCGCATCCTAGTTTGGTTTCTTGTAGAAGACGGTCACCATTGCTACGTCGGCGTTGTCCCAGGCCACTCGAGCCAAGAGGCGAATGCATGCCGTGTGTCGTCGACTGCAGCAACGCACATGGCCGTTGGCGGTGGCCGCAACCGCTAGGTGATGTCCACGGCTGCTTGAGTCACTACGCGAATTCCTTCTGCCGTCAGTAGCTAGCTCGCGATTTGGATCGTAACCTTTGAATCGATTTGGTGCACGACAAGCGATCGATTTCATACTTAAAGACTCAAAGGAGTCTTCGGTATGAACTTGTTCTCTTTGTGAGCAAGGAAAGGAAATCCAGATTTGATTCGGTAGGAGAGTTCAAGTTTGGGACGAGAGGCAACGGAgtttggctctggtggttaggttccttgttgtggaaccagcccacccaggtttaAGTCCTAGACTTGGTATagatgtttgcatttacctggatttattccaagATTTAGCTggtgctatgctttcagtggtaggtgacgtgcctgtCAACAGcgagcgccagtggtgacttcgtcaacctcaagatatgccggctcagtccctcggaggtgcttataggggtagggtgtgcgtgcgttcataggggtgtttgtacgtgcgtgtttgtgagtgtctgcgttgtactgtcttAAAAAAAAAGTTTGGGACAAGAGGACAGACGAAGTCATTTGCCGgttttttttacataaacaaCTGATCGCTAAGTTTTTTACGGGTTCGGGATGGGAGGAACGACGGCAACCGATTTTTTTTGACGTACCAAGGCTGATCGATCAACCGGTTTTTCTGGGAAGATTTTAGCATGGAAGGAACGAACGTCCAGTTTTTCTGACGAACGAAACATCGAAAGGCACTGGGAGATCCGGTTGCGGATAGGAAGGCACTGGGAGTCCTGGGTTTTTTTACGGACGAAAATTAGTTCTGGtttttttgacctaccaacaccaccgacccgtaacttattagtagagactagcaaaaatgcccgtgcgttgcaacgggtttAAAGTATGGACGATTCAGATAAAAAACAATCATTTAAATCATACCAATGTAATTTTTAACCAACTCTCCCTTAGCTAGAcgcggaacctcggggcgagattccttgttaaGGGTGTCAATTGTAACGACCCAGAAAAATCCCCATATTAGATTTATTTGTTAGTCTTCCTTTTTATGcataatcatggcatcatgcatattttgaaACCCTGAAAAAATATTTTATTGAAGCTATTTTATTGTTAAAATTAATCCTATATTTTTTTCTCTATTGAATTTTCTATATAAAAACTATTTGAGATGGTTTTGTAAACACacaggaaaaataaataaaagaaaactgTTTTATAAAAGAGAGGGAGAAACTCCCCAACCAGCCAGGCCCGGGCCGGGCCCCTTTTCCCCGGCGAAAGTCAGTCAACTGGCGGGCCCAGCACCAGCCCGCCCGGAGCCCCAGCTCCAAACCCTAGTCAGCCTCCAAGTCCTCCTTGGACTTTTTGCAAAGACCCCCTTCCGCCGCTGGCAAGTTTCGCGACCGAGCCCCCCGTGGTTCTCGCTGTCCTGCTCGAGCCCGAGCGCTCCCGTCCTCTCTCCCTTTTCCCCACCAaacgcagccgccgccggcctcctccccaAGCTCCGCGCCGAGCCTGCTCCCCGAGGACGGCGCTGCCTCGCTCTGTCGTCCCTGCCTTCCTCGTCCTTCTGCGGCCGCCGCGCGTGTCCGCCACCGGCCCTCACGCCCGGCGCCCTCAAGCTCAGGCAGCAGCAGCCGACGTCGTTCATCCCCCTCTTCATCACCTCACCATCTCTCCCGCCGAGCAATCCGAATCTCTCCCGCCGCCTCTAGGGTCCCGAGCGTTGTCGACCGGCGCCGGCTCCTGGTCGATCTCGGCTCTAACCTCCACAGTCGGTTTAGATGACACCAGGCATCCCCTCCTTTTAATTCCATCTTGTTGATTCACCTTGCTGATATTCTAGCCAAATTTGAATGTATATAAATAGGTGGGATTCATTGTAAGGGAGCAATGTGGGACTATTCAATCTGCTTCTTTCCTGAATCTCTGTTCTTTCTCTCATTTTCATACGCACAGAGAACGAATCTGCACGCTACGGCCCAAACAATAGACAAATCAGAATAAGAACGAAGCGAGCCAACAAAACCCGAACCGGTACAGAGCAATTTCATGTAATatccgatttggtgggagggtaaaacggtcctaaaaaagttggacgaaaaatttggcagaaaccttagctcctttattattaggtatagatatcattagaaagtttagatgctcaattttttaatgatataatttttacattatataatttaaattgtaTAGACATTGACAACCTAATAATACGGGAAGAATAGTAAACTGAGATCGGAGGAAGTATATTTTATAGCGTTGCTATTGCGTTGTAATTCGTCCAATCCATCTTGAGATGAGATCGGGAGCAGTACCACCGTGTCCGCTCCCCAGCCCAAACCCTAATCCCGATGCTCCCCCTTCGCCGGCGATGACACCGCGCGTGCCGCCGTTCCGGCATTACCCGGCGCACCTTGTCCTCAGCGACGCCGTTGCTGCCTGGCACCCCTTCCACAAGAAACAATGCCTCTCCGACCGCTCCACCGCTCCCCCCTCCGCCCAACTCGCGGACGCAGCCTCCGCGGAAGCCGCAACCCCTCCCCCTTCCGTCGGTGGTAGCGGAGGATCCTTCCGGTGGCTCGGGCTCCGCAAGCGCCGGCGCCGCGGAGGAGTCTCCCGGTCGGTCTCTGGCCGCAGTAGCGACCGCCGGAGATCCGGCACGTGCTCCGATTTCCACGTCACGTGCGgtcccggtggtggtggcgccacgGATTCCAGTGGGGAGATGTGGGCATCGGATGTTGGGGAGTTGCGGGCAAGGGACGTTCCTATGGCGCCGGAGTTCGCCTCGCCACCCGTTGGTGGGGCTGGATCAGGGGCTGGTGGGACGGCTGCTGGGGTGGAGACGGCAGCGACCGAGTCCGGCTACGGAAGCGAGCCTGGGTACCGTGGGGATGTGGAACTTGGGTACGGGGATGAgattgacgaggaggaggaggacgggaggCAGCAGGTGTTCTTCTGGGGCGGTGAGATCGGAGGTGATTGACGTGCTTAACTTCATGTATTAGATAGAATTGATTTTAGCTTTCCTTTTTTTCTCTTGATAACTCTGAGTTGTAGGCATCGTTACATGTGCACTTCTGAAAAATGAATCCTCGTGAACTCTATGGATATAgatttggttatggtggacattTCTTGCTTGAGATAAAATGAGTAGAGGTTTTTGAGTTTTCCGAGTCTTTATATCCAAACTATCTTCTTGCTCACCAGACGTAGGTTTTACTTATGATTGTTGCACAAATTGTCATATTTTTTTTTCAGGttcaaaattttttttttgtcatgtTTTGTTTGTATGTTAGATTGGTTCCAGGTCGGTACTGTAGTAAATAATGCAATAGATTAATGGAGTCACAATGGCTTTAGTGAACATGCATTTGGTTAGCTGTACACTTTAGTGCTTTGGTTTATTCATTAACGGCTTGATTGTGTCATTTGATATTTGTTGGTCATTCTAAGAAATTGGGTAAAAAGTAGCCACATTTGTCATTTGTGTTGATAACTGCAATGTTTGACCATTAGATCGTGCATTAGAGTTAAGTCCTTTTGTGATACATGGTTCTTTTTGTATTTTGTAAATTAACCCTACAAAATGTATCTTTCGTTTTtctttttgagaatctaaaaaaatgTATCTTGTATGGTAAGTAATTTTCGTATGGAACTAATAAACCTTAAGTTGGAATTTGCAATAACTTTACTTATGTATATCTCCTCCAGGTATTTCACAGAGTTATGAAGTTGCATGACACAAGTGAAGTTGCAATAACTTTACTTGTTTGCAATTGGATTTTAGTAGTAAGCCTCATGCGTAAACAAATCAGTTAATTATGAAGATTATTCATATTTTACAGTATAATGGATTTAATTTTCAAATTTAACTTTGTTCAGTTTGTGAGTAAATTATACTAGATAATGTATTCCATTTCTTTCAGTGAAAAGGGCTCAGTTTGTTCCTTAATGAACCCACACAACAGTGTGCTAGACTAATTTGACAGCTCACAAGCTTCCAATCCCTATGAAATAACATAATTTATTCCTTGATGACACAAAATTTTCTAAAATGTTGCTGTTTCTACCCTAATTACAGTAGAATCTAACTTCAGTCTGTATGGGAGCTGGCACTGAGTACAATTCAGCAGAAGTTACTATAGATAAGTCATCAGGCCTGTAGCGCAATTTTGAGTTGCCCTATTGATGTTTGTGTAGAGCTCTAAAATTTTGAAGGTTTTCTAGTTGACATCTTCATGTTTGAAGATACACATTCATGTTGTTTTTTTACTTTCTGCTTTGAAAGTTGTTTCCCATAGTAATTTCTTGCTGTGACAGTTCGTTGGTATGTTTATTTGCACCTAGTATTGCTGCTATAATCGGATTGGTCCATCTGTTTGAGCAATTATTACTTTCACCTATTTTTATTCATAATTAACATCTAGCTTACTGAGCTGTTGCTTGTTAGCAATATTTGTTGTTGGAATGCAACTGTTGCAGGTCGACACAAGTCTTCTCTTGATGTTGGTAGTTCCTGTCCCTGAGGCTATTGGACGAAACTACGTTTGATGACATTGTCCACTTATGCTGATTTTTTAAAGTAGTACAAGTGTCTCACCAGCTAGACCAAATTTTAAGGAATGAAGCTACTAATTCCCGCATGTATAAATGCTAAAGTATGTACAAGATTAAGTAACACTTAACTGGACACACACAACAAATCAACTTTGTGTGGTTGCTAGTGTGCCTGCTAAAGCATATTTACCACATTCTAGAATTTTTAAAGCTATTCTTTTCGTGGGCTGTCATATCTTCCTATTGTATCATTCAGtcatacaaaaataaaaaaatatatctGGCATGTTGCTTCGTATCGTTGACTCACCAATCTAGTAGCGACTATAAAGTACAACTAACACGACTGTAGGGCCTAGCAGCCTCTTAGAACTGCTTCTAGAATACTGATTAGTATTGGTCATGTCCATTTATGCTTGATTATTTGTTCAAAATTAACCGGTTTTACAAAACAAACAGAATATTGCTAGGGTTCACAAATGGAACTAAAATATTCCCTAACTGGTGATGTCAGAAGTTGTATGGTAAGCGTGACTTATAAGTTGCAATCCTGTTGTTAGCTTAGGGCTGGTTTTGCCATAAATTTCTTATTAGACATTGTCATTGAAAATTATGTTCGTGGGATGTGATTCCTGGAAGCATGATTGCACTTTGTGGGTTACTAACTTACGCCCACTCATACAATTTTAGAAACTTGGGTTGTTGTTACGGTTCCAAATTCATGCCTTCCATTTTGGATATTTTGCTACTCATTATACACTTAGTTTGGTAGGTTTAGATTATGTCTTGGAATAGGCTTAATACTATCACAAGATCGATAAAAGTAAAACTCCGGCTAAAATATATGCAAAGGTAAATAAATACTTTACTGCCCATTATCTTGGTGGGTAGCAGATTAGACATTGGTCATCGTTGTTAATCCACTTTTGTACGAAGTCCATTGGCCTACGGAAAATCATTTTGGAAAAGTGATGTAGTTGCACTTGATATCTTTTCACCAATTAAATGAAATCTGAAGCTATAACCTGTAAGCCCTGTTGAGAATATATGGATTGTCATGTCTTAAATATTTTCAAACTTGCTAGCATGGTTCACACTTCAGAATTGCTGTAATACAATAGTTGAAAGTGATATTTGACATGGATATGCATGTGATATTTGTATCATTACATTaggttattttttaaaatttgttgaCCAGGTTGCCAGTTTTGGAGATCTTCACTTGTCCTTAGCGAACACTATCTTCTAAGGTTTCCATGCTTTCACACGATAGTTGCTGTATCTACAGTTTATCTGATCTTTTCATCATCCTGTATGTGTGATCAGTCTCTTCGTTTCTGCTGTAAATTACCTGACTGGAAATGATCTTTAGTGCCAAAAGGGGTGATGTTGTGTTGTAATGTGATGTTGATTCCGGTTTATGGTGCATGTATTGGTGTCCCTTGCGGCTACCTATCTTGGAAATGCTGTATTGCTTTGTGCCTAGTCTATATAGTAATTCTGGTATTATTCTAAAATCTGCATTActcactttttttttccttcttcatTGCAGACTGCATCGCCGATATGGATAAGATGGCCATTGTTGGTGACAATAATTTTGGGGAGCAGAAGAGTCATCACCGATGCAGGCGAAAGAAGCATGATGTGAGGATGTTGGATGCCTTGAAATGACAAGGTTAATAACGCTGGTAAATATCTTGATATGTGTTGTCTCATGGCTTGTGTGCCCGAGGCAAGTTCTCCCGTGGAACCAGTTATTACTGGTGTCTCACTATGTGTTAGCTGAGTTCTCCCGTGGAACCAATAATTTAGTATCTGACGATGTGTTAGCTGTTTCCGGACAACTAGTAGTTTCTGAACCTGTAGATCTTGTGTAGGAATGTTTCCGAAGAATTCTGTACATACCTAGTATCATTTGAACTGCTACGCTTAGTGCTTTGCCGGTGGAGTTCACTTTTATTATGCATTCACACATGATATTCAGTTAGcaattttttgctttcttttgttcCACTGCAATTTAACGTTTATGTAGAAGTGCATATTGTGGTACGGCCATCTCTAGTTTGGGGCCATGGCGAAGTGCGAAGTAAGGCCCTAAGTTCTGAAAAAAAATGCATATAGCTTCTCTAATTAATTACACTTTCACTTAATtatatagctacaatatgttataTTTTGTACAATATTCAAAACATTATGTGATATTTGTACAATATTCAAAACATGGAAAGTATTAATGCTAAATAAATCATTTATCTCGTTTTTTTAAATGAACTGTTCAATCGATCTTCATATTTATCTTCTCCATTGCATTCTCAATTGCTATTGTCCCAACCTGTTAGAGTCTTTCTTGTGTCATTCTTCTTGTACAATACAAGATTTCAAtaattttagtttagaaaaacTCTTCAGCGCGAATACCATAATAATAGCAATGGTAAACACTGCTAGAAGTTGTGCTGATGGACCTGGCCCTGCCGCCCTAGGCACGCAGACAACTGCTCTATGTTCCCTTGGCCTTCGGACCGAGTAATTGCACATACCACACATCCTTGTCGAGGAGCCTGGTACCAGACCGCACATCCTTGTTGAGGAGCCTGGTACCAGACTGTTGCAGCAAGGTCGCCACGGGAGAATGTTGCTGCATTACATGCAAATCCAAAGATCGTGTCTATTGTGCCATCAAGCTATGATCACAGTTGACAGTCGTGCTGCAATGTCCTGATTCTGCGCCTGGAATGTGACTGGTGCCCTGAAACCAAGTTGCGTTCATCATTTTCTTTCTTCAGTGTTCTAGTTTCGGTCCCTATGTGGGTCACCATCTCTCTTCAATCCCTAGAGGATATATCGGGTTGATAGTTTCTTCGGGTTGTCTAAGACCTTCGAGATCCCTTTCATGGTATTCTTGAGTTCGTTACGAATGTTGCATCATACTTTGTTGTCTTTGCCAATGATTGAGCATAGTTGTCCAATCCTTTCTCTAGAGACAAGGACGGGTTGAGCAGCCTATGACCTATGAATAGAAGGGGGTTTTAGAGGACTAGGCACGACATGAACAATCAAACCTACTGCTACGCTTAGTGCTTTGCTGGTGGAGTTTACTTTTATTATGCATTCACACAAGATATTCAGTTAGcaattttttgctttcttttgttcCACTGCAATTTAACGTTTATGTAGAAGTGCATATTGTGGTACGAGGCAAGGCCATCTCTAGTTTGGGGCCATGGCGAAGTGCGAAGTAAGGCCCTAAGTTTTGAAAAAAAGTTGCATATAGCTTCTCTAATTAAACACACTTTCACTTAATTATATAACTACAATATGTGATATTTTGTACAATATTCAAAACATGGAAAGTATTAATGCTAAATAAAACATTTATCACGTTTTTTAAATGAATTGTTCAATCGATCTTCATATTTATCTTCTCATTTGCATTCTTAATTGCTATTG contains:
- the LOC124661236 gene encoding gametogenetin, with protein sequence MRSGAVPPCPLPSPNPNPDAPPSPAMTPRVPPFRHYPAHLVLSDAVAAWHPFHKKQCLSDRSTAPPSAQLADAASAEAATPPPSVGGSGGSFRWLGLRKRRRRGGVSRSVSGRSSDRRRSGTCSDFHVTCGPGGGGATDSSGEMWASDVGELRARDVPMAPEFASPPVGGAGSGAGGTAAGVETAATESGYGSEPGYRGDVELGYGDEIDEEEEDGRQQVFFWGGEIGDCIADMDKMAIVGDNNFGEQKSHHRCRRKKHDVRMLDALK